A genomic stretch from Luteolibacter flavescens includes:
- a CDS encoding HD domain-containing protein, with translation MKHDLLAARFLRWCCGEGASASEAGALWSELSSLYQEAHRHYHTLAHIAASLAELDATGESTPELEGAIWFHDVIYDPTRPDNEAASVIWFENATMAWISPDSRQAIARLISATDFQLPRTSLADEMLMVDIDLAILSEDWSIYDAYRRSVRREYAHVPDDAFRAGRAKVMEHFLAQPVYSTQRFAGREARARENISRELAELGGDEPLAG, from the coding sequence ATGAAGCACGATCTCCTTGCCGCGCGCTTCCTCCGCTGGTGCTGCGGTGAAGGTGCATCTGCATCCGAAGCGGGAGCACTCTGGTCGGAGCTTTCCTCCCTCTATCAAGAGGCGCACCGCCACTACCACACGCTCGCCCACATCGCGGCCTCGCTTGCGGAACTGGATGCCACGGGCGAATCCACTCCGGAGCTGGAAGGCGCGATCTGGTTCCACGATGTCATCTACGATCCCACGCGACCGGACAATGAAGCTGCGAGCGTCATCTGGTTTGAAAACGCCACCATGGCGTGGATCTCTCCGGATTCGCGGCAAGCCATCGCCCGCCTGATCTCCGCCACCGATTTCCAGCTGCCACGCACTTCTCTCGCGGACGAGATGCTGATGGTGGACATCGACCTTGCCATCCTTTCGGAGGACTGGTCGATCTACGATGCCTATCGTAGGTCAGTGCGGCGTGAGTATGCCCATGTGCCGGACGATGCCTTCCGTGCCGGGCGCGCGAAGGTGATGGAGCATTTTCTTGCGCAACCGGTGTATAGCACGCAGCGATTCGCAGGACGTGAAGCAAGGGCTCGCGAGAATATCAGCCGCGAGCTCGCCGAGTTGGGCGGTGATGAGCCGCTGGCCGGCTGA
- a CDS encoding flavin reductase family protein, with protein MELDLLGTHADRAYPILAGLVVPRPIAWVTTLHENGSVNLAPFSFFNVFGDDPPLVIFAPGDREDGTPKDSARNAKRTGEFVVHLVDEALAEVMNRTSAPHPPGVSEAEHEGLTLVPSSVVAVPRLAAAPAALECRVHSIQEIGTNRLVLGIVHRVHVRDELIDPEKIRIIQEAYHPVGRMAVPDWYCRTGDLFEMTRPR; from the coding sequence ATGGAACTCGACCTTCTCGGCACTCATGCCGACCGTGCCTACCCCATCCTCGCCGGGCTGGTGGTCCCGCGGCCCATCGCCTGGGTGACCACGCTGCATGAGAATGGCTCGGTGAATCTGGCGCCCTTTTCTTTCTTCAATGTCTTCGGCGATGATCCGCCGCTGGTGATCTTCGCCCCCGGCGATCGCGAGGACGGCACGCCGAAGGACAGCGCCCGGAATGCCAAGCGGACCGGGGAATTCGTCGTCCATCTCGTCGATGAAGCCCTCGCCGAGGTGATGAACCGCACCTCCGCGCCGCATCCCCCGGGAGTCAGCGAGGCGGAGCACGAGGGCCTGACTCTTGTGCCTTCCTCGGTGGTCGCGGTGCCACGTCTCGCGGCCGCACCCGCGGCGCTGGAGTGCCGCGTCCACTCGATTCAGGAGATTGGTACGAACCGCCTAGTACTTGGCATTGTCCACCGCGTCCATGTGCGGGACGAGCTGATCGATCCGGAGAAGATCCGCATCATTCAGGAAGCCTATCACCCCGTCGGCCGCATGGCCGTGCCGGACTGGTACTGCCGCACCGGCGATCTCTTCGAAATGACGCGTCCGCGCTGA